In Thunnus thynnus chromosome 4, fThuThy2.1, whole genome shotgun sequence, the DNA window CTATTTTGGCCACAGcaatcagctgttttcatcaATGACGCTCTAAAACCTGTTCCTGCCCAATACCGaacatatttttctcaggagttgatggagaccaaagcagagctaaaagcagagtgaatattggacttatttCTTCCAGGTGGTCAGagacacaactccaaatgaacgctaatgcttctctgtgtctgttggatgtataaataagcaactgtttgccaacaagttcaatttaaaaggtgataatatgtcaatgttgagTTCACAGCTTGTTTACACTGCCCCCAAGCATCCAAAGAAAATCAGTTAGTGCAGATTTAACGGACAGATATCAGTGGTATCAATCTGCTCATCTAACTCTTAGCAAGAAAGCGATTAAgcatatttgataaaatgtcaaactattcttttatcCCACGTTGTCAAAGAGCAGAGAAAAGCTGCTTAATGACAGTTTTTCAGTGTtcttaatgaaaaatgaaggaGTGATCCTGACTGATGAGTGCATCTCATTCACTGCAACAGGGCAGCATGTGTGTTGTACCtcttttcaaagaaaaaaacatgaacaattcAGAGACTGTGTCAGGGAGATACTGATTTTCTTCATTATTACACTTTagttaaatacagaaaaagtaaaaaacccACATGGCGAGAATGGCAGCTACAGTTAAAGTTGGCCACCTAAGTATGAGTTAACCAGTTTGTCTGCGCTGCTGTACCTTCAACAAGATAAGAAAATCAAACATCGTTCCTGAGCTTTCTCTCCTATGTACCTGCACCAGCACTCCCACCTCCTACACGTTATAGACTTCAGTAGTGGATGTTGTGGGTATGATGGCACTATTCAGTGTTGAAGTTGCAGAGGGCCGCTCCCTTCTGACATATCTTGGCTTCCTcacttcaaaaagaaaacacagaataatgAGTCAAAGGCAGAACAGGAGGGATACATTTTAATGGCTCATAACGGCTAAcctttagctttttttttttttttaaacagattttatgGGCTGATAAGCTCTTCCTGGACAAAAGCCTTTGATGTTACAACTGCAAAAATGCAACACACCTCAGCAACATTGCTCATTGCTGGGTAATGTTTTGACTGCTTTGGATTACTCAATAGCAAATACTATAACCTGTTCAGCAAGATCAGAGAGTCTCAGTTTCAAGACAAGACAGGTAGCGTACAGAGTGAGACAGCATAGTAGTCTTACCTGTAGAGGAGGGTATCATGACAGCCTGGAAGGGAATAAACACAAAGGACTCATTGTCTTTGTAGTACAAGAGAATATTGCTGGAGGTAacagtaaacagacaaacattaagCCTCCAAATGTCTGATTAAATttgaataaacaataaaaatgacttaCTGTCTCACTTGGTTGAAATATGAacgctgtaaaaaaaaaaaaaaggtacacaaaatgtttacatttggtTTATACAGTATTGActgaaacatgacaacaacattgtgttttccatgttttatgTTCTTCAGTGCTTTATTACACAGGATCTATTATTCGTGGTAGATAACAGTATTAAAAACAGGAGGTCTGGAGCTTCATGTGCAGGTTAAACAAAAGTCTGTCTGCGTGTGTCACACCTGTCCTGTACGGCGCTTACCCTTGTTGCGGCGGTAGAAGATGCTCGGGAGACGGTTGGAGCGTTTGAGGTAGAAGAATGAGGCAACAGAGAGAATCAGAAACAGGCTGATCAACAGTGTTCCCAGAAGAAGAGAGGCAGCTACACCTGGCCCTCCTGCTCCAAAACAAagcacaaaacaggaagtggttgACAACACTGGAACATTTTACCACTTCAGCAGTAGCACAGACATACACCCTTGCTACCCATGGAAAGAGAAACTATTTTGGTCTCCTCTTACTCAATTTACTGACTAATTTCAAACTTGTTATAGCAAATGACGGCTATATTAGTCCTTAAAGCTTCATTTATTCCCTTGAAAAATAACATGCAACAATGCAAGACATTTGCTTGACACTGAATTAACGTTTCAAATAATATATACAGGTGAGCACATGACAttacagttaaataaatatggtatatattaaacaaaataacCTCATTATGACTGTGGATATGATATCTTACCAATTTTAGGAATGACAGTAGTTACTGTTGTATGATTTTTCCTCTCCACTGTGTAGTCTAGCAAGCACAGAAAAGGGCAAATTAAAATAAACGTGATTCAAAGTAACATTGAGATTTTCATTGGTGCATTAACAGTAAGTGAATAGTTCCCAGTGCTTACTGTAGGTGCAGACTGTTATGTTTTCCAAATCTACAGCTGCAGAGTCACAGAATATGCAAACAGTGTTGCTGTTCTCAAGGACACGCAAGAAGCATCCTGAGGAAAtccaaagaaaaatatatttaatattaatgaaCTGACAAAAAAGTGCACTTTTCGCATTTTATTCTACAatgaaaagaagacaaaatatGACTTGCTGTATAAACTGTACTTTCAAGATTCACTAATGCAAACATTTCCCCAAACTAATCCAgttttaaaagtcttaaatgaacaaaaaagggttgttttccttttattacATGCTGCCAAAGATGAGAGTAACATGAGAACAGGGACACAGCAGGCTGTTTTTGCAAGTTAAAACTCTCAGTCCCTCTGGCATGCAGGAGCAACACTGCCTCCAGTTTTTTCACTCTAAAATTCAAACATCATTACAATTAtactttctctttcattttaaaaagtacagcAATAAACAACTTGACTCAAACATATTTGTACTGTGTGTCACTCATAATCTGTTCCTGGAACATCTCCTGTGTCTTTCAGTTACGTCTCCTCAATGTCATTTTATGCTCTGTATTTGCTCTCATATAGCATAGTAGcacatatacagtgtgtgtttaactTGACTGGGTTTATCCAACCATTAACCAAATTGTTATTACAAGCACAGCAGTTCATAAATCTCCTGTGTGCCACCAGTTGCTAGCAAACTTAGACATATCACATCATTTCTCCGGTACAGTTTTGCTCTCTTGTTTAGCAGTTTAACATAGTTTAAGCCTTCAAGTCAAGAAGAAAACCAGAAAGCCTTGACCTTTGACTTCCAGAACAGGAAGTAAGGTTTATCATTTATAAACcaaacacctcacacacactcgGAGAATCAATTCACCATTCAACCAACTGATGTTTAGGAGTCCACCTACATTTCTATCATACTGTAATGTTGTCAGTTTAACTTCCAGGGTGCTCTCCATCTGACTCTGTCTTACTAATCCAATCGAATATCTTGGATTTTAACCATCAGAAGATTTGCTTTATGCATTTCAATTTAGCAGAGTGACTTTATGGTATACACTGATTAATGGGCAGAATATAATTTCACCCTGGTTGGTCTCTGActaatgatgataaaaataataatgaattaaagACGATAAAAGGTTAATAGTGACTTTCTTCATATGTGTGCCAACTTTGTTCAAACATTCACATTACCTGGTTCACAGTGAGTGTCATTCGAACATGAATTGTTCGCTCTTTGTTTCTCGCCACAGCACTCCAGTGAATTCTGATGTAGGGCCTGTCGACAGAACAGCAGTTAACTAGTTGATGCAACCTGCACAGAGCACATTGGACTTTCAGCTTAGTAGCATAACATCCGTTTTGTACCTTAGTTACAGGAGTCTCGGGTCTGATGAGAATCACAGTTGCAGCCAAGACCAAAAGGAATGACAGACCCATATTCGAACCCTTAAAGACCAAACAGACTTGAATTAGATAAACATCAATAACTGAGCACAGAGTAGATTCATTTACTCATTTAATACCACAAGAAACAAGCGTGATAAACAAACTGACCGGTTGGACATTTATCTAATAAATGTATcatataaactttattattaggacaaacaaaataattcaaagAAATTTAAGGTCATTCTCTGTCCTGTTTATTGGCCAAACAAAACTTAATTGGGTGTCAAGCTTCCTCACTGTTTTGGTGCTTGTTGCAAGCAATATTAAAAACTATCAGGTGCAAAATGTTAATGAATGTCTGACCAGATCTGTAGTCTTGTTTGCTTACTGTATTCTTTATTCACATACTTAGTGATTTAAATCCTGATCTTGACGactttaaactgtatttatttaggCAAAGTGATTGTACAGCTAACAGTGAGTAGCCAACATTTAATATTTGCTTTGCTTCTTTTGGTAAATGAAAAAATGGATTTTGTAGGATAAGCAGCATATTTAACTTCTCAATGTAAGTGAGCAGTTTTATCAGTAATACTGAGCCTCGGATATATGTTTGATGATTCAAGAAATTTAAAACGATACCCAGCCCTCTTAAATACGTTTGTGGTGTCTTGAAAGGCTGATACTATCTCACTTgtacagctgcaacgattagtcgatcaatcGATTAGTCactcaacagaaaattaatcgcaaACAATTTTCATAATCGAcctttgagtaattttttaagataaaaatacTACAGTTCTCTCATTCCAGCttcataaatatgaatattttctggtttatttagtcctcaataagaataaactgaatatctttggttttggactgttggtcggaacaaaagaagaaatttgaGGACCTcaccttggactttgggaaacagtgatcgatatttttcaccattttctgacattttagactaaacaactaatcgattaattgagaaactaatcgacagattaatcgacaATATAAATaactagttgcagccctagtcaCTTGTGAATCATTTTCCCGATATAAcaagtttttttcctcttcatatGTCATGAAAGAGGGTAGAGTGTCTTTTAAACATGAAGGCTACCATAATTGACTCAACTTGTCTCGCAACAATACATCTGACAGGTTAAACTAATCTTTTAGCTGAAATCAGGTTGGAAATGAGGTCATTAATTAGAAACACGACTACACAAAGATGCAAAAGATGTTAATCAGTGTTGCATTCAAACTAAACAAATGagtcacccacacacacaactaacaattattttccttatcaattaatctgttgattattttttcgataattgattcattgtttcaatgtcagaaaatgtcagaaaatggggAACAATGTCAAagcctcaaatgtcttgtttatccagaattcaaagatattcagtttactgtcatagaagactaaagaaaccagacagtattcacatttaagaagcaggAATCAGACAATTGGGAcatgtttttct includes these proteins:
- the c4h1orf159 gene encoding uncharacterized protein C1orf159 homolog, with the protein product MGLSFLLVLAATVILIRPETPVTKALHQNSLECCGEKQRANNSCSNDTHCEPGCFLRVLENSNTVCIFCDSAAVDLENITVCTYNYTVERKNHTTVTTVIPKIGGPGVAASLLLGTLLISLFLILSVASFFYLKRSNRLPSIFYRRNKAFIFQPSETAVMIPSSTVRKPRYVRRERPSATSTLNSAIIPTTSTTEVYNV